Within Mytilus edulis chromosome 10, xbMytEdul2.2, whole genome shotgun sequence, the genomic segment ttaacaaccattattgttaaaaaaaccagctaaagaataaaacaatatataaacacgGACGGCAGTGCATAATATAAATTACGTACAAGCTAATACTAGTACTGACAATTCAAACCCAACACACGCAATATTGATATACGAACTTGTTTATATACAGAAGTTAGCATGCAGATCAGTCCATCTGATCcattaaattattacattataGTCGTAATTTTGAATCGGTTTTTTTTTCGTTACTAAGAAAGACTAAACAAGACTGCAATCTAGCTACTTCGTATgactaaatatgaaaaaagattAAGATATAATCAAATAGAGCAGTAGTGGGGAAACTACCGGTTCTGGGCCACTTTTTCTAATGTTAACCCTATGGGGAAAAGGTAGCCTCCTAAGAGGTAGCCTCCCGATGTGAGGCTAAtttttatgacgtcatttttAGGTATTCCAACATTAATTGTTTTCATTGAATAATGTATGTAGATGCTTATCATTTTTCaggtatgtgtgtgtgtgtgtgtgtgtgtgtttgtctGCATTGATTTAAGGTTTTGCTCATGTCAATtttgaccccccctttttttatttagtGATTGTAtccctatttttattttttttttattttttattttttttatttattttttttttttaagtttctgctTCTTGGTACCACActagtaataataataacaatggTATGTACAATATTTAATATCTCCGTCAATTTAGACAAACATGGGTCGGAGAGCCATCCGCATGATGTCTttacaatataacaaaatcatataACTATTTTATACATCGAGATAAAAGGATTAAAGAATTGTCTACAACTCAACAGTATCTATAACCTCACGAAAGGGCCAACAGTATGCTATCTTTCGTGCAGGGGTGTAAACTGTCGAGACTTGAAGTTAGTCTTTCAAAGTCAACTCTCTCAAATATCAGATAAATCGCGAGCTTTAATCGAAGAATTGAATTTCTTTGGCCAGTGTAACCATTTCACATAATGTTGCTTGTTGGGTCCTTTGCCTTTCGTTTTGAGGATTTTTTCAACTTTCCACATATCGTCTTCCCGAACATCCACTTTTTGCACCTCTGACTGGTAGAAGGTTCCTGAAATTTCGTCGTCTTGAAAATCAATAAGTCGATAAACTGGGAGTCCACCACGTAATATTCTTTGAGATATTTTAAATATCTCTCCGCTCCATTTCTCATCGTATTCCCGGGTAAAAGGATTTCTCATGTATGTTATCCGAACTTTATCACCGATTTTGAAACGGAAAGGTTTTCGTACTTTCTCTCTCTTAGGTTGTAATCTTTTCGGCCAATACATTTTCCACCAAAGGTTGGTCTCTTTAGATGTGGTGACTTTATCTGGTGCCATGCCAATCGTTCTATGGAAGGTCTTATTGTAGCTGTTAGCAAAATTCTGTAAGTTATCCACATAATCATATGACTGCTTACTGGTGATAAATCTCATGATTTTTGATTTAATAGTCTTGATAACCCTTTCAACGTAATTAGCTTTGATTTCTGTATTTTGTGCaaataaatgttgaatatttCTCTGTTTTAGGAGAGATTCTACTAATCTTGATCTGAATTCTTGTCCTTTATCTGTTCTTATTCTGTTTGGTGATCTTCCTTCTGATAAAACGTGTTTCAAAGCAGTCGCCACGGATTCGCCTTTCTTATTCTTTAGAGGTCTTAGCCATACATATTTGGAGAATATGTCAATCACCACCAATATGAAATTGAATCCACTGTTTAATTTCGAAAATTTAGACATGTCCATCAAATCGATATCCCATTGGTCGTCTATTCCAATAACGATAACTCTATTCCGCTTAAACGACCTTTTTAATGGTCTTTGTAAACTGTATGGTTCCTGTCGTTGTAACCATTTTCGAATTTTATATTTACTGAGAACGAATTTTCCATCTGTTCGAACAAATCTGTAAAGTTTATCAGGCCCTGCAAAACTCGCTGGGTTAGCTGGATTGTAATAAATATTTCTCAAGTACTTTTCCCAAGAGGCCATCTTTTCACATGGAATGACGAATATAGAATGATATACAGAGTACAACGTTCTCGTATTTATATAGTTGAACTTTCATCGTCTTCATCCTCCTCATCCTCCTCTTCCTCTTCATCGTCATCAATGCTATTTTCACTTTCAGAACCATCATAATTTGTTTCGTTTTCAATAGCTTCATCTAGATAGCTTTCCAACATAGGTTTATATTTCCTGATAGCTACTTTAATGGCTTTTACGGTGTCCATACCATCGTTAACTAATTCTGTTATCATTTGCATGACTTTGCCATGCAGTTTACCATTTTGTAACTGTAGTAAATACTCAACTAAACTGCTATATCTGGACAAAAATTGGCCCATATCATCGTCTTTTAATTTGCGATTGGCCTTACTTATGGCGTGGTCTTCATTCATGTCACCATCCATGTATTTATCAACTTTTTCTTCCCATATATCTGTATTTGCCTCTCTGGCAAGTTCAGCTAATTTTATAAAAGCCATATCTTCTCCACCTTCTATATCAATTTCGTTTACACGAGACTTCTTTGAGGGTATGTCTTCATCCTCAATTtccctttttctttttaaatcattattttccGGGTACCACTTATTCATATGTCTAGCTAAATCAGGAACGCTTTCAAAGACTACACCGCAATCATCACATGACGGCATGATTTCTTTATCGTCTGGTAAATACGTCTGCTCACTTTGAAATGATTCTTCAAACTGATGTGGTTCTAGTTCTTTTCTGCTAATGTACTCTTTAGAATCGCCCCCACCAACCATGTTCTTGCTTTCAAATATATTAAGTTTTAGTCTGTCGTCTTCCGGCGTATTCTGTTTCAGATCAATGAATAGACTCCCATATGGTTGTTGTGTCCCCTCTTtgtatttattcatgaatttctTCGGGTTATTAGGATACATCTGTCTAGCAAATATGGCTGGCCCAACTTGATCACGTGGGTTTTTGAATAATACTATATACTGACTATTGATGCTCATGGTTCGACTCTCCTTTCCTTTCGAGAATGCATTTTGCATTATACAAGCTACGCTAAGGTTCCTGTGATGGCTACCCTCCACAAAAAGTTCACATACATCCTTACTATTAGTGACGTCTCTCATTAAATCGTCTAGGATGATTAAACTTGGAAATCTAGAGTCTATGAATGAGTCATCATTCAAATTTTCAGGTAAACCTTGAacgaacaaaatattttttatggtcTGTTGCATTTCACTAAATAATGGCTGCCATCTTTTATAACACCATATTATTCTCTCTGGTGATGGTGTAATCATAGTCCGTGCTCTCTCCAATAATGTTTTCATCCAAAACGTCTTACCTGAACCAGTAGGTCCAGCCAGCATCATAGTGAACGGATGATGTAGTTTCACATTCTTtagcggcggcggcggcggcggtggtggcggcggcggcggcggtggtggcggcggcggcggtggcggCGGCGGTGGCGGCGGCGGCGGATATGCATCATTGATCTGCGGATATGGGTGACTGATTCTGTGTTTGTTTCTTTGGTGTCTCAACATGACATCTTTTCTCGAAAATTCTGAACCACAATCTGGACAAGTATTCGACATCTTTGATAGTTCTTAAAACACGTCCACTTCCTTCGAATGACAGACGTAGAGTGATTAAAAAATTGATTTTCATCCTTATTATATTCTCCAATGTCCATAGGCCAAACTTTGTATCCCATCATCTAGCAAGTATCTTTTATCATCATAAGGGGACAAGCCCAGTTTGttgattgatatattatataacgTATGGTCATATGAACGGATCTGTGTCATGGTAGACATGTGGATTTCTTTGTTGAATAAACTTTGTTTATAATGTTCGTGTCTTGTGTCATGTTTGATCACACTTTTCTTTATACCCTTCGCTGTCTTCTTCTCGCATAGTTTTTTATTCTCTTCATATATTAATGAGTACATCTTTGACTTGAGACCAACAAATTCCTGTATGGGAATACCGTGTGTTTCGTCTTTCATCTTTCCTAACACCTTTTTATTCAAAGTGCTATAAAGACGATGTTCAGGGAAATACTCTGACGTATCAAATAAGTGTTTGTCCTCCATCATATCTTGATATATATCATCAGTGTTGATGTCGTAGCATAGCGAGTCAGTGTCCGTAAACAAGAGTGTTGCTCTAGATCCATATTTATCCTTTATGTAATTATAATGAAAATCGTACATAAGTGTCTTTGACAAATCGAGTATAGTGAATCCCACGTAGATAGGTCTGTTTAAGTATAATCGTTGTTTCAGCATGTGCACAGCCACCAAGTTGTCGTTGAATATTTTGAAGGCATGAAATGTTGGTTTGCTGATTAATTTTCTGGCCTTTGATTGGTCATTCAAAAGTTTTATATCTGTTCTCTTCCTTAAATTTTCCATCGTCTTTCCAAAGACTGCATTATTCATGAGTTTGAAAAAATCCTTCTCGAACTCATTTGTTGCAAGCTTTCTCTTCTCTGTATTGAAATCAATATATGTCTTTAACCAGGGTCTTTGTTCAAATGTCATGACTCTATGGATCTTTGTAAGTCTCATTCCAAGTGATAAGTagagttttaaatttttataatgtaCCACGTATTTTTGCTTTGGATGTAAATTTGGTATCAGTTTTTCTGTCGATGTTCCTTTTAAGTTTAAATCATCCAATAGCTTTTCTGCATAGGGTGATAGCATATCATttgtaacttttaatttttctggAGCTAATGGATATTCGTTGTGGTCGTCGTGTAGTTCCTTAGGatattctaaatcaacttctaaTATAAAACCATTTTTACTGTCATCTTCAACGTCACTTATGTTTAGGTTCTCAATTTCAGAATCGTTTAGCCATCTGAAACCTTCAACTGGAAGTGCTTGTGACATGGCCCATCCGTATAAGTTGTTGGCATCTAGGTACATCACGTGATTAATGGGTTGATTTGGATCGTAGCTTGGTACATGTTTATTGTTAGCTTTGGCATAGCGATGGGATATCATTGATATTCCACCTCTTAAGCCTTTCTCTATAAACAAATGCATGTCTATGTCAGTGAGTAATTCCAACTTGACACCTGTCATTTTCAAGGCAGCCTGCCATGCAAGACCGGGTGATGTATAAAAATGTGCAACATCCAGTCCATAATAGTTGAGACAGAtctccctgaaattttcaaagacGTCGGCTAATGCAAGGACATCTGATAGAACGTATAGATCGTGATACTGTCCGAGATTCTGCATGTTAAACAATTGCCATACGTGTTGTGCATGTGCATAGTCCAGTGTGGTTATACCTTCTCCCGATAATGTACTGTAAAAATCTTCAATCGGTGGTAGTTGAGATTCTAAAAACTTTGCCTCGGAATCAAAGTACTCGTATGGGTATACTTGTTTTCGCAGAAGCAGGTGTATTTGTTCTTCTTCAAAGTGGCTTGTCATGTGTCGAAATTTGCTAGAACCTTCTTTTGCCAGGTTTTCCACAAGTTTTTGTAATGAGGAAGACATGAACTGGAGCGAGTCTATAAAGTCCATGCATCccaatgaaaaagaaatatactttTCCATATTATTAGCAATGCAATTCAGCTTTTTTCCTTCAACTTTTCCAATAGCTTGCATTATTAAATGGCTATCGTATCCTCAAAGGTTATGAAACACAACTGGAATTCGACCTGTAAACTTATAATTGATATTACAGTCATTATGAGCTGCCCCTCTAAATTTTCCAGTCACATGACAATGATCTCGTACTCTACTGTCTGCTAGTTCTTTTTTACATATGTGACACATGGTTGCCTTTTTAAAGGATTGCCAATCACTCCCAGTCATGATCATGGGTTCGCAATGCTTAAATTTCTATTCTATATTATCTTGTTCTTGTACCATACACTCCACAAATTTATCGGCAGCATCTGCACCCCGATATACTACTGGTTCATTTGACGTTTCAGGTGTCAGACCAACCACTTTGTATGCAAAACCACATGGTATGTGTTTTGTAGTCTTTTTCGTCTTCTGGTCACATTCGTTACTATCAACAATTGGTTCTTGAAGACATTCAAAATCTGCATATATGACATATGGTACCTTGAGCTGCTTACGAATGTCTTTGTAATGTAACCATTTATTGTCTTCAGTTGGAAGTTCGATTTTCTGTGGTCCGTGGGTTTGGCAGTATGGTAGGTGGTTGTTTAATATTCTTTCTTTTGTAAATCCATGCAAGCAGTATGGACAGTAAAAATGCTTATGTTCAGAAGACTTTTGGTCGCCCAATAATCGATTAAGATTTTTAATCCAGCAAAAATGTGACTTCTTGTTGTCCGaaccagacacaagttggttcctttttcctttttcctttttcgatattcaaattttgaaaaatattacaagtccaaagtgaatttttttttttcttaaaattttttttcctcaaaaatgttttttcctcaaatttttttatcctcaaattttttttttcctcaaaatatttttttcctcaaaattttttttcctcaaattttttttttcctcaattttttttccctcaaaaattttttcctcaatatttttcctcaaaaagtttttcttcaaatttttttgtcgtttccttattcgttttccttttcattttttgattatcatccttattcgatttccatttccttattcgattttcatttccttattgggtttcttctttttcaatattcatttcctttttcgatttctatttccttattcggtttctatttccttattgaattttcatttccttattcgatttccatttccttattcgattttcatttccttttttggtttctatttccttattcggtttctatttccttattcggtttctatttcctaattggatttttgtttccttattcgatttccatttccttattcgattttcatttcctaattcggtttctttttcctttttcaatattcatttccttattcggtttctatttccttattcagtttctattccttattggattttcatttccttattcggtttccatttccttattcggtttccatttcctttttcgatattcaaattttgaaaaatattacaagtccaaactgaattttttttttccttcaaaattttttttcctcaaaatttttttttcctcaaatttttttttcctcaaatttattttttcctcaaaatttgtttttccttaaattttttttttcctcaaaatttttttttcctcaaatttttttttcctcaaatttttttatttctcaatatttttttcctcaaaattttttttcctcacaatattttttctgaaagagtttttcttcaaatatttttttcgtttccttattcgtttttttttccttttttgattatcatccttattcgatttccatttccttattcgattttcatttccttattcggtttctttttcctttttcaaaattcatttcctttttcggtttctatttccttattcggtttctatttccttattcggtttttatttcctaattggatttttgtttccttattcgatttccatttccttatttgattttcatttcctaattcggtttctttttcctttttcaatattcatttccttattcggtttatatttccttattcagtttctatttccttattggattttcatttccttattcggtttgaATTTCCTTTTTCggtattcaaattttgaaaaatattacaagtccaaactgaatttttttttcctcaaaatttttttttcctcaaaattttttttttcctcaaaattttttttttcctctaattttttttttcctcaaatttttttttttcctcaaaacttttttttcctCAAACTTTTTTTCCTCCAATTTTTTtattcctcaattttttttcctCACAATATTTTTCCTTGAAGAgtttttcttcagatttttttttcgtttccttattcttttttttttttctttttcgattATCCTTATTCGAtaccatttccttattcgattttcatttccttattcggtttcttcttcctttttcaatattcatctCCTTTAatgatttctatttccttattcggtttctatttccttattggattttcatttccttattcgatttccatttccttattcgattttcatttccttattcggtttctttttcctttttcaatattcatttcctttttcggtttcaatttccttattcggtttctatttccttattggattttcatttccttattggattttcgtttccttattcgatttcctgttccttattcgatttttatttcctaattcggtttctttttcctttttcaatattcatttcctttttcggtttctatttccttattggattttcatttcctttttcaatttccatttccttatttgatttgtacttccttattcggtttatttttattttttcaatattcatttcctttttcggtttctatttccttattcggtttctatttccttattggattttcatttccttattcgatttccatttccttattcgattttcatttccttattcgtttttttttcctttttcaatattcatttcctttttcggtttctatttccttattcggtttctatttccttattggattttcatttcctgattggattttcgtttccttattcgatttccatttccttatttgatttgtacttccttattcggtttatttttattttttcaatattcattttctttttcggtttctatttccttattcggtttctatttccttattggattttcatttccttattcgatttccatttccatattcgattttcatttccttattcgttttttttttcctttttcaatattcatttcctttttcggtttctatttcctttttcggtatctatttccttattcggtttccatttccttttttcgatattcaaattttgaatgtgttctccacatgagaccaaatgacacagaaataaacaactataatagatcaccgtgcggccttcaacattgaacaaAGCCCATCCCGCATAGTCCGCTTTAAAAATCTCCGAAATGTCAAGTGCTAacaaatttcaaacaagaaaactgacggcctaatttatgtacaaaatatgaacgaaaaacaaatatgtaacacagcaacaaacgagaaccactgaattaatttagtttcctgacttgggataggtacatatacatacataatgtggcggcgttaaacatgtaactttgacagtggtgtaacagtacaacataagagcgaactataaaaatcagttgaaaaagacttaagcCTGACTTAACTCAGATCAtgagatacaaatagaaatacacctTGCTAAAACACAGAGTGTACGTGGCCtggtacatatctgagagtttTTCCAGTTattaacagctagttcaaagccaaaaacaaaaaataaacgaaatcaTGCATCCCAGACTAAATAATTAATCTTCATAGAATTAAAAAGACtacaataattattaattaaattgtactgacattgtattctttaaatatcttataaacgaTCTTTTAATTGAAGCTTTCCTTCCACTTTTATTGGTAAAATATCGCATACGTGTGTATTacgatttattttgaaaatgctgaaaatatattgattgattgattgttggtttctcaacgttcagtggcaaatatttcatgaatattcaggacgagaacaatttaacaataaatacaataggtaggtctcgTAATAATTgaggccatccgggatgatgatcagggaaattttgactgccacaggaagatgagggtatattggataggtaCATGAATTTTGCCTTGCATCAGGTAACCTACGAAttctcaaagagttgttgtaagggttcttaacgtacaAAGAGCATGACTTTCTCTtaacacgaggcatcggacttaacttccccattctgaccggacatgACTACatacttgatacatcccgcacagccaaacggaagCCCGACTTTGGCAAGCAttttactgccggtcgagagAAGACCAAGTggccatatttctattccccagtcacccctGGGGTCAGCAAATATTTGAAAAGTAGACACAAtgaaattcaatttttaaataacttacaatattaaattaaataaaaaaagaatgggaAGAATTGATACTCATAATGTAGTTAAAGTTTGTTGATTACTGCTGCGGTATATGATTAATAGACATGCTATTACAGGTCTATATGGTTGAATATTTCTAtcttaaatatgtatttgtttctaataaaatgCATAGTTTCAGCTTTCGCGTATGCAGTACGCATATGTTGTACTATGTTGAAGATGAAACTCACAATTGGTTAATTTAATAGACCTTCACAGGCCTTGTTTCACAGTTGTAATACAACAActagaagtttttaacgaccttgacaggCTATTAAAACATCCAATTGTTGTATTAGAATTGTGAATTTAAAACATCTTCACAGTCCTTGTTacacatttgtattaaaaaaggttttgtatttatgtttatcataatatacattttcaataaggccaattttatatgttaaaatagctCTTATTCTATCATGGTTTTGAAAGCCTACCCCAAAAATATTGCCAACTTATTCAATTTAAACTGTTGTATCTGTATAACAGgcgattatttgaaaaaaatatgaaaatattttatttttagcttgTTTATGTCTGTGCAATTTCAAGGGAAAGAAATCTTAATCACAAACCGTTCGTTGCAACGGTTACTACTTGCAACGGTTGtttgaaagcataatcgagtacACACCATGTCGTTTGTTATGAACGTTGCGAAATATGTTgattatataccttttgttcctctcttaatacgctttcgaatgaggtatacagtttatctgtaaatacgggctgaagggtcacagcagtccattcaaatattcaaaatatccatttcattattcaaaattggctatttcctaattttcacgcgtgttttggCATTAAGGtactccgtaacccctctaatggtcattgccgCACATATTGTTTATTATCAGTGTATTTCTCTATCAATCAGCTTTTTATTGGTGTATAATTTTTATCGTAATtaggagctgacgggttgcagcagtccgtttcattatacaaaataagctatttctcaatgttcacgcgtatttcgatattaagtcCGGCGgaactcctctaatatgcgttgcggaacatattgactatataccttttgctcCTCTCTTAATAATCTTTTGAATGATCAGATATAAGGTTTATCTGTAATAACGGGTTGAGGGGGTACAGCAGTCcattgaaatattcaaaatgtccatttcattattcaaaattggctatttcctaattttcacgcgtgttttgtcatttaggtcCTCCATAACCCCTCTAacggtcattgcggcacatattgtttattctcagtgtattcctctatcaataagctttaaatTGGTGTATATTTTTTTCCGCAATAAgagctgacgggttgcagcagtccgttccattattcaaaataagctatttctcaatgttcacgcgtatttcgatattaagtccgtcggtac encodes:
- the LOC139492776 gene encoding uncharacterized protein produces the protein MQAIGKVEGKKLNCIANNMEKYISFSLGCMDFIDSLQFMSSSLQKLVENLAKEGSSKFRHMTSHFEEEQIHLLLRKQVYPYEYFDSEAKFLESQLPPIEDFYSTLSGEGITTLDYAHAQHVWQLFNMQNLGQYHDLYVLSDVLALADVFENFREICLNYYGLDVAHFYTSPGLAWQAALKMTGVKLELLTDIDMHLFIEKGLRGGISMISHRYAKANNKHVPSYDPNQPINHVMYLDANNLYGWAMSQALPVEGFRWLNDSEIENLNISDVEDDSKNGFILEVDLEYPKELHDDHNEYPLAPEKLKVTNDMLSPYAEKLLDDLNLKGTSTEKLIPNLHPKQKYVVHYKNLKLYLSLGMRLTKIHRVMTFEQRPWLKTYIDFNTEKRKLATNEFEKDFFKLMNNAVFGKTMENLRKRTDIKLLNDQSKARKLISKPTFHAFKIFNDNLVAVHMLKQRLYLNRPIYVGFTILDLSKTLMYDFHYNYIKDKYGSRATLLFTDTDSLCYDINTDDIYQDMMEDKHLFDTSEYFPEHRLYSTLNKKVLGKMKDETHGIPIQEFVGLKSKMYSLIYEENKKLCEKKTAKGIKKSVIKHDTRHEHYKQSLFNKEIHMSTMTQIRSYDHTLYNISINKLGLSPYDDKRYLLDDGIQSLAYGHWRI